The following are encoded together in the Deinococcus soli (ex Cha et al. 2016) genome:
- a CDS encoding IS5 family transposase translates to MRRQRYTSDLTRQQFKRLEPLLPTGKAGGRPRTVDLYEVMCAIMYVLQNGCAWRNLPHDFPAWETVYGYFRRFQYDGTWEAVNRFLVRRTRRKAKRDPEPSAGSIDSQTVRCAPQAGIRGVDAGKKTNGRKRHLVVDALGLLLVVYVTGGGVQDRVAAPILLGILAKRHPRLKHIWADGGYLGEVVTWAEKVLGWVVEIVHGISGQRGFVVRPRRWVVERSLAWLTRCRRLTRDFEGRPETTEAWCYLASIRLMLRRLDPAA, encoded by the coding sequence ATGAGACGACAACGGTATACCAGCGACCTGACCCGCCAGCAGTTTAAACGCCTCGAACCGTTGTTGCCGACTGGCAAGGCCGGGGGCCGACCCCGCACGGTGGATCTGTATGAGGTGATGTGCGCGATCATGTATGTACTCCAAAACGGCTGCGCCTGGCGCAATCTGCCTCATGATTTCCCAGCCTGGGAGACCGTCTACGGCTACTTCCGACGGTTTCAGTACGACGGCACGTGGGAAGCGGTGAACCGCTTCCTGGTCAGACGTACACGGCGCAAGGCCAAACGCGATCCGGAGCCGAGTGCGGGCAGTATCGACTCCCAGACCGTGCGCTGTGCGCCACAGGCGGGGATACGCGGTGTGGACGCGGGCAAGAAGACCAATGGGCGCAAGCGGCATCTGGTCGTGGACGCCCTTGGACTGCTGCTGGTGGTCTATGTGACGGGGGGTGGCGTGCAGGATCGGGTCGCAGCCCCGATCCTGCTGGGCATCCTCGCCAAACGCCATCCGCGCCTGAAGCACATCTGGGCGGATGGCGGTTACTTAGGTGAAGTGGTGACGTGGGCCGAGAAGGTCCTGGGCTGGGTGGTGGAGATCGTTCACGGCATCAGCGGACAACGAGGCTTCGTTGTCCGCCCACGGCGCTGGGTCGTTGAGCGTAGCTTGGCTTGGCTGACCCGCTGTCGTCGCCTGACCCGAGATTTCGAAGGGCGGCCAGAGACCACCGAAGCGTGGTGCTATCTCGCCAGCATTCGACTCATGTTGCGCCGTCTTGACCCCGCTGCCTAA
- the accB gene encoding acetyl-CoA carboxylase biotin carboxyl carrier protein has translation MNPNDLKQILDALTYADVREFSLRTGSFDLSLKRGPQAFAAPAPMPTPGPAPVATPMPAPAFAPMPAPTMPAPQVQDSAPAQAAPAPAPTPAEAPAEKPASKGTPVKAPIVGTFYASSSPDAAPYVKVGDTVAAGQVLCIIEAMKLMNEIEAEQGGTIREILVKNAEPVEYGQTLFIIE, from the coding sequence ATGAACCCGAACGACCTGAAACAGATTCTCGATGCCCTCACGTACGCCGACGTGCGCGAATTCAGCCTGCGCACCGGCAGCTTCGACCTGAGCCTCAAACGCGGCCCGCAGGCCTTCGCCGCGCCCGCACCCATGCCCACCCCCGGCCCCGCCCCGGTCGCGACCCCCATGCCCGCCCCCGCGTTCGCGCCCATGCCCGCACCCACCATGCCTGCCCCACAGGTGCAGGACAGCGCCCCCGCACAGGCCGCGCCCGCTCCGGCCCCCACGCCCGCCGAGGCGCCTGCCGAGAAGCCCGCCAGCAAGGGCACGCCCGTCAAGGCGCCCATCGTCGGCACCTTCTACGCATCCAGCAGCCCCGACGCCGCCCCCTACGTGAAGGTCGGCGACACCGTGGCCGCCGGGCAGGTACTGTGCATCATCGAGGCGATGAAACTCATGAACGAGATCGAAGCCGAGCAGGGCGGCACCATTCGCGAGATCCTCGTGAAGAACGCCGAACCCGTCGAGTACGGCCAGACCCTCTTCATCATTGAGTAA
- a CDS encoding helix-turn-helix domain-containing protein: MTTISNPSDVTAEQAAGRLARQITAEREARGWTQATLAGRAGVSKAAVSRIERGEMSPTAVTLLRLAGAFDLTLAGLLLRAEGAGAREHERLSRAAQQPEWRDPDTGYTRRQLFAAPTHPLEAVQVTLPAGASVTLPASSYAHIAQVLWVQSGELRLTERRTPDLTWMLAAGDCLGFGPPCDVTFENPGTQPCMYAVFLARR, encoded by the coding sequence ATGACCACGATCAGCAACCCATCTGACGTCACGGCCGAGCAGGCCGCCGGACGGCTGGCCCGGCAGATCACGGCCGAGCGGGAGGCGCGCGGCTGGACGCAGGCGACCCTCGCGGGGCGCGCCGGGGTGTCGAAGGCCGCCGTGAGCCGTATCGAGCGCGGCGAGATGAGCCCCACTGCCGTCACGCTGCTGCGCCTCGCCGGGGCGTTCGACCTGACCCTGGCAGGGCTGCTCCTGCGCGCCGAGGGGGCCGGGGCGCGCGAGCACGAACGCCTGTCGCGCGCCGCGCAGCAGCCCGAGTGGCGTGACCCTGACACCGGGTACACCCGCCGCCAACTGTTCGCCGCGCCCACGCACCCGCTGGAGGCCGTGCAGGTCACCCTCCCGGCCGGGGCGAGCGTGACGCTGCCCGCCAGTTCGTACGCGCACATTGCGCAGGTGCTGTGGGTGCAGTCGGGTGAACTGCGCCTGACCGAGCGCCGCACGCCGGACCTCACCTGGATGCTGGCGGCGGGCGACTGCCTGGGCTTTGGCCCGCCCTGCGACGTGACCTTCGAGAATCCTGGCACTCAGCCCTGCATGTACGCCGTCTTTCTCGCCCGGAGGTAA
- a CDS encoding class I SAM-dependent methyltransferase: MGARDAWLSRLCGRAWPEGLLLDALSLSPALDVLDVGAGDGRLLRELARRGHAGRVVGIDPTPGPGVQPASMVALPFPDASFAVVLFVRVLAHLPDPARALAEARRVLRPGGQVWDAAHGPVHLRATWAALGQPLAPGDTLPESALTVTCPLTVTGDDARFLLGTYGKEAEVSPHLFPVQDAAQLLVWSLAP, from the coding sequence TTGGGGGCGCGTGATGCGTGGCTCTCGCGCCTGTGTGGCCGGGCGTGGCCGGAGGGGCTGCTGCTGGACGCGCTGAGCCTCTCCCCTGCCCTGGACGTGCTGGATGTGGGCGCGGGGGATGGTCGGCTGCTGCGGGAGCTGGCGCGGCGGGGGCACGCGGGCCGGGTGGTGGGGATCGATCCCACGCCGGGGCCGGGCGTGCAGCCCGCATCAATGGTGGCGTTGCCGTTCCCGGATGCGAGCTTCGCCGTGGTGCTGTTCGTGAGGGTCCTGGCGCACCTGCCCGATCCGGCGCGGGCACTGGCAGAGGCGCGGCGCGTGCTGCGGCCCGGCGGGCAGGTGTGGGACGCCGCGCACGGCCCGGTGCACCTGCGGGCCACCTGGGCGGCGCTGGGCCAGCCCCTCGCGCCGGGGGACACGCTGCCGGAATCCGCGTTGACCGTCACCTGCCCGCTTACGGTGACCGGTGACGACGCCCGCTTCCTGCTGGGCACATACGGGAAAGAGGCGGAGGTTTCCCCCCACCTCTTCCCCGTGCAGGACGCCGCGCAGCTGCTGGTCTGGTCCCTGGCCCCGTGA
- a CDS encoding 50S ribosomal protein L25/general stress protein Ctc — MELNAKPRKSQEKLAEGLIPAVAYNKEKNVSFTIDKKAFDRAFRQTSTTGLFDITIEGGETFPALVKTVQMDKRKRTPIHVDFYMVTYGEPVEVNVPVHTKGKSQGEVMGGLVDIVIHNLSVIAPGPRRIPQELVVDVTKLNIGDHVTAGQVKLPDGVKLAGDAEQVVISVLPPRLSEGEAAAEQQAAQVAGLVAAGEISEEAAAAILEGDATVEEAKADAAGETEGDAESTEEKSEE, encoded by the coding sequence ATGGAACTGAACGCCAAACCCCGCAAGAGCCAGGAAAAGCTCGCTGAAGGCCTGATCCCCGCCGTCGCCTACAACAAGGAGAAGAACGTCTCCTTCACGATCGACAAGAAGGCCTTCGACCGCGCCTTCCGCCAGACCAGCACCACCGGTCTGTTCGACATCACCATCGAGGGTGGCGAGACCTTCCCCGCGCTCGTCAAGACCGTGCAGATGGACAAGCGCAAGCGCACCCCCATCCACGTGGACTTCTACATGGTCACCTACGGTGAACCCGTCGAAGTGAACGTCCCCGTGCACACCAAGGGCAAGAGCCAGGGCGAAGTCATGGGCGGCCTCGTGGACATCGTCATTCACAACCTGAGCGTCATCGCCCCCGGCCCCCGCCGCATCCCCCAGGAACTCGTCGTGGACGTCACCAAGCTGAACATCGGTGACCACGTCACCGCCGGTCAGGTCAAACTGCCCGACGGCGTGAAGCTCGCCGGTGACGCCGAGCAGGTCGTCATCAGCGTCCTGCCGCCCCGCCTCAGCGAAGGCGAAGCCGCCGCCGAGCAGCAGGCCGCCCAGGTGGCCGGTCTGGTCGCCGCTGGCGAGATCAGCGAGGAAGCCGCCGCCGCGATCCTCGAAGGCGACGCCACCGTCGAGGAAGCCAAGGCCGACGCCGCGGGCGAGACCGAAGGCGACGCCGAGAGCACCGAAGAGAAGAGCGAAGAGTAA
- the efp gene encoding elongation factor P, translated as MISVTELRNGTKVEMDGGLWECLEYSHLKMGRGGAKVVTKFRNMESGSIVDRTFNSGEKLQDIYVEGKKMQYLYPDGEDYVFMDLDTFDQITLGKTLVSDASKFMKENTEVEVAMYGEKPLSITLPNQVILKIVQTDPGVRGDTVSGGTKPATLETGAVVQVPLFVEQDTNVKVDTRTGQYLSRA; from the coding sequence ATGATCAGTGTGACTGAACTGCGCAACGGCACGAAAGTGGAGATGGACGGCGGCCTGTGGGAGTGCCTGGAGTACTCGCACCTGAAGATGGGCCGCGGCGGCGCGAAGGTCGTCACGAAGTTCCGCAACATGGAAAGCGGCTCGATCGTGGACCGCACCTTCAACAGCGGCGAGAAGCTGCAGGACATCTACGTGGAAGGCAAGAAGATGCAGTACCTCTACCCCGACGGTGAGGACTACGTGTTCATGGACCTGGACACCTTCGACCAGATCACGCTGGGCAAGACCCTGGTCAGCGACGCCTCGAAGTTCATGAAGGAGAACACCGAGGTGGAAGTCGCGATGTACGGCGAGAAGCCCCTGAGCATCACGCTGCCCAACCAGGTCATCCTGAAGATCGTGCAGACCGACCCCGGCGTGCGCGGCGACACGGTGTCCGGCGGCACGAAGCCCGCCACGCTGGAGACCGGCGCCGTGGTGCAGGTGCCCCTGTTCGTCGAGCAGGACACCAACGTGAAGGTGGACACCCGCACGGGTCAGTACCTCAGCCGCGCGTAA
- the accC gene encoding acetyl-CoA carboxylase biotin carboxylase subunit codes for MFKKILIANRGEIALRVIRTAREMGVKTVVVYSTADEKSLPVLLADESVCVGPPASNQSYLNIPNILSAALMTGAEGIHPGYGFMAENPDFAEMCREHGITFIGPTPESMRALGSKAGGREIAALSNVPVVPGTGVLDTVDDALLAAKQIGYPVLLKASAGGGGRGQKVIRTQEELAKGFAQAQEEARLYFGDPAIIMEKFLEEFRHVEVQVMGDGQGHVIHIGERDCSIQRRNQKLIEEAPSTLPDTLRQEILAAGVRLAKHVNYAGAGTLEFIVDRDGNYYFMEMNTRIQVEHCVSEEISGLDFVKLQLEIAAGYGLKLQQEDVVLRGHAIECRLNAEDPDKDFRPAAGKIDDVHFAGGPGVRVDSHCYTGYVIPPHYDSLIGKLIVHHDTREQAIARMKRALEETVIQGPKTTIPLYVKIMDNPFYKRGAVMTNFLKTRMEM; via the coding sequence ATGTTCAAGAAGATCCTGATCGCCAACCGTGGCGAGATTGCCCTGCGCGTCATCCGGACGGCGCGGGAGATGGGCGTGAAGACGGTCGTGGTGTACTCCACGGCAGACGAGAAGAGCCTGCCGGTGCTGCTGGCCGACGAGTCGGTGTGCGTGGGTCCGCCCGCGAGCAACCAATCGTACCTGAACATCCCGAACATCCTCTCGGCGGCGCTGATGACGGGCGCCGAGGGCATTCACCCGGGCTACGGCTTCATGGCGGAGAACCCTGACTTCGCGGAGATGTGCCGCGAGCATGGCATCACGTTCATCGGGCCGACGCCCGAGAGCATGCGGGCCCTGGGCAGCAAGGCCGGCGGGCGCGAGATCGCCGCGCTGAGCAACGTGCCGGTCGTGCCGGGCACCGGCGTGCTGGATACGGTGGACGACGCGCTGCTGGCCGCCAAACAGATCGGGTACCCGGTGCTGCTCAAGGCCAGCGCGGGCGGCGGTGGGCGCGGGCAGAAGGTCATCCGCACGCAGGAGGAACTCGCCAAGGGCTTCGCGCAGGCGCAGGAGGAAGCGCGGCTGTACTTCGGTGATCCGGCGATCATCATGGAGAAGTTCCTGGAGGAATTCCGGCACGTCGAGGTGCAGGTCATGGGCGACGGGCAGGGCCACGTCATCCACATCGGCGAGCGCGACTGCTCCATCCAGCGGCGCAACCAGAAGCTGATCGAGGAGGCGCCCAGCACCCTGCCGGATACGCTGCGTCAGGAGATCCTCGCGGCGGGCGTGCGTCTCGCCAAGCACGTGAACTACGCCGGGGCGGGCACGCTGGAATTCATCGTGGACCGCGACGGGAACTACTACTTCATGGAGATGAACACCCGCATCCAGGTGGAGCACTGCGTCTCCGAGGAGATCTCCGGGCTGGACTTCGTGAAGCTGCAGCTGGAGATCGCCGCCGGGTACGGCCTGAAGCTCCAGCAGGAGGACGTGGTGCTGCGCGGGCACGCCATCGAGTGCCGCCTGAACGCCGAGGATCCCGACAAGGACTTCCGCCCGGCCGCCGGGAAGATCGACGACGTGCACTTCGCAGGTGGTCCCGGCGTGCGCGTGGACAGCCACTGCTACACCGGCTACGTGATCCCTCCGCACTACGACAGCCTGATCGGCAAGCTGATCGTGCACCACGACACCCGCGAGCAGGCGATTGCCCGCATGAAGCGCGCGCTGGAAGAGACGGTCATCCAGGGACCGAAGACGACCATTCCGCTGTACGTGAAGATCATGGACAACCCGTTCTACAAGCGCGGGGCGGTCATGACGAACTTCCTGAAGACCCGCATGGAGATGTAA
- a CDS encoding GNAT family N-acetyltransferase yields MTDAVRIEPLCATPETLAALSDLLIATVAAGGSVSFMHPLDPAQARAFWAGSLAAAARGERVVLGAWQGTRLLSTVTLILDCPPNQPHRAEIAKMMTAPGARGQGLALTLLREAEALARTHGRTLLVLDTASEGGASGLYERAGYVFAGEIPDYALKPHGGLTGTRLYYRRL; encoded by the coding sequence ATGACCGACGCCGTCCGTATTGAACCGCTGTGTGCCACCCCCGAGACCCTGGCCGCCCTGAGCGACCTGCTGATCGCCACCGTCGCCGCCGGGGGGTCCGTGAGCTTCATGCATCCCCTTGACCCGGCGCAGGCCCGCGCGTTCTGGGCGGGCTCGCTGGCCGCCGCCGCGCGTGGCGAACGCGTCGTGCTGGGCGCGTGGCAGGGCACGAGGCTGCTCTCGACCGTCACGCTGATCCTCGACTGCCCGCCCAACCAGCCGCACCGCGCCGAGATCGCCAAGATGATGACCGCGCCGGGCGCGCGCGGGCAGGGACTGGCCCTGACCCTGCTGCGCGAGGCCGAGGCCCTGGCCCGCACGCACGGGCGCACGCTGCTCGTGCTGGACACCGCCAGCGAGGGCGGCGCGTCGGGCCTGTACGAGCGCGCTGGGTACGTGTTCGCCGGGGAGATCCCCGATTACGCCCTGAAACCCCACGGGGGCCTGACCGGCACGCGCCTGTACTACCGGCGGCTCTGA
- the acs gene encoding acetate--CoA ligase, producing MTQTPTQASDHIDAMLHENRVIAPADDFRAQARVTREDYERRYHQSLDDPDTFWSGVAGELHWFTPWTQVLDWQPPHAQWFVGGQTNVAFNALDRNVARGLGGKTAIIWEAEDGEVRTYTYAELLREVKRAANALRDLGVQAGDRVTLYLPLTPEAAIAMLACARIGAVHSVVFGGFSVSALADRINDAQSKVLITADAGQRRGSLVNLKANADEAATLTPSLEKILVVCRADCDAPMQEGRDVWWHDALNAASDEHDALPVDSEHPLFVLYTSGSTGKPKGVQHTTGGYMIGTYLTTQTVFDLKDDDIYWCTADVGWITGHSYSVYGPLLNGATVLMYEGAPNHPDWGRFWHLIQKHRVTILYTAPTAIRSFMRQGDAIPAAYDLSSLRLLGSVGEPINPEAWMWYWRTIGGERCPVVDTWWQTETGSIMLTTLPGAHASKPGSAGLPMFGVDPAIMTHQGEELGPDEGGLLVIKRPWPSMLRTVYGDDDRYRKTYWGEIDGVYFAGDGARRDADGYVTVIGRVDDVLNVSGHRLGTMEIESALVAHPSVAEAAVVGKPDDVKGESVVAFVLPQSGHTVDPKELRAHVSREIGALARPDAIYVADALPKTRSGKIMRRFLRQIAAGKDIQGDTSTLEDPGVLDRLAATDPV from the coding sequence ATGACCCAGACCCCCACCCAGGCCAGCGATCACATCGACGCGATGCTCCACGAGAACCGAGTGATCGCACCGGCCGACGACTTCCGCGCGCAGGCCCGCGTCACCCGCGAGGACTACGAGCGCCGCTACCACCAGAGCCTCGACGACCCCGACACCTTCTGGTCCGGGGTGGCCGGCGAACTCCACTGGTTCACCCCGTGGACGCAGGTGCTCGACTGGCAGCCCCCCCACGCGCAGTGGTTCGTGGGTGGCCAGACGAACGTCGCCTTCAACGCCCTGGACCGCAACGTGGCGCGCGGCCTGGGGGGCAAGACGGCGATCATCTGGGAGGCCGAGGACGGTGAGGTCCGCACCTACACCTACGCCGAACTCCTGCGCGAGGTGAAGCGGGCCGCGAACGCCCTGCGCGATCTGGGCGTGCAGGCCGGCGACCGCGTCACCCTCTACCTGCCCCTGACGCCCGAGGCGGCGATCGCCATGCTCGCCTGCGCCCGCATCGGCGCCGTGCACTCCGTCGTGTTCGGCGGGTTCTCGGTCAGCGCCCTGGCCGACCGGATCAACGACGCCCAGAGCAAGGTCCTGATCACCGCCGACGCCGGGCAGCGGCGCGGTTCCCTGGTGAACCTCAAGGCGAACGCCGACGAGGCCGCCACACTCACCCCCAGCCTCGAGAAGATCCTCGTGGTGTGCCGCGCCGACTGTGACGCCCCCATGCAGGAGGGCCGCGACGTCTGGTGGCACGACGCCCTGAACGCCGCCAGCGACGAGCACGACGCCCTGCCCGTGGACAGCGAACACCCCCTGTTCGTGCTGTACACGTCGGGCAGCACCGGCAAACCCAAGGGCGTGCAGCACACCACCGGCGGGTACATGATCGGCACGTACCTCACCACCCAGACCGTCTTCGACCTGAAAGACGACGACATCTACTGGTGCACCGCCGACGTCGGCTGGATCACCGGCCACAGCTACAGCGTGTACGGTCCCCTTCTGAACGGCGCGACCGTCCTCATGTACGAGGGCGCGCCCAACCACCCCGACTGGGGCCGCTTCTGGCACCTGATCCAGAAGCACCGCGTCACGATCCTGTACACCGCGCCCACCGCCATCCGCTCCTTCATGCGCCAGGGCGACGCCATCCCCGCCGCGTACGACCTGAGCAGCCTGCGCCTGCTGGGCTCGGTCGGGGAGCCCATCAACCCCGAAGCGTGGATGTGGTACTGGCGCACCATCGGCGGCGAGCGCTGCCCCGTCGTGGACACCTGGTGGCAGACCGAGACCGGCAGCATCATGCTCACCACCCTGCCCGGCGCGCACGCCAGCAAACCCGGCAGCGCGGGCCTCCCCATGTTCGGCGTGGACCCCGCCATCATGACCCACCAGGGCGAGGAACTCGGGCCCGACGAGGGCGGCCTGCTCGTCATCAAACGCCCCTGGCCCAGCATGCTGCGCACCGTCTACGGCGACGACGACCGTTACCGCAAGACTTACTGGGGCGAGATCGACGGCGTGTACTTCGCCGGAGACGGCGCCCGCCGTGACGCCGACGGGTACGTCACCGTCATCGGCCGCGTGGACGACGTCCTGAACGTCAGCGGCCACCGCCTGGGCACCATGGAGATCGAATCCGCCCTCGTCGCCCACCCCAGCGTCGCCGAGGCCGCCGTGGTCGGCAAACCCGACGACGTGAAAGGTGAAAGTGTCGTCGCGTTCGTCCTGCCCCAGAGCGGCCACACGGTTGACCCGAAAGAGCTGCGCGCCCACGTCAGCCGTGAAATCGGCGCCCTCGCCCGCCCCGACGCCATCTACGTCGCCGACGCGCTCCCCAAGACCCGCAGCGGGAAGATCATGCGCCGCTTCCTTCGCCAGATCGCCGCGGGCAAGGACATCCAGGGCGACACCAGCACCCTCGAAGACCCCGGCGTGCTCGACCGGCTGGCCGCCACCGACCCCGTGTAA